A single window of Prochlorococcus marinus XMU1410 DNA harbors:
- a CDS encoding methyltransferase family protein produces MKLNQIINLHKGLTAFVVIGLMIFFDNFTIAPYVYLALHGTYGLLWLLKEKIFPDPYFKEKINFLTSVTGFIFLGSYWVAPYILISSQKSVPNILIAASVSINIIGVFLHFASDAQKYFSLKLKKDLIKEGFFKNIRNTNYLGEILIYLSFAILSMSFIPLVILAIFFSIVFLPRMIKKDKSLSKYDSFEEYKKKSGLILPKLNA; encoded by the coding sequence ATGAAACTTAATCAAATAATTAATCTACATAAGGGGCTCACAGCATTTGTAGTGATAGGACTTATGATTTTTTTTGATAATTTTACGATTGCTCCCTACGTTTATTTAGCCCTGCATGGTACTTATGGATTACTTTGGCTTCTAAAAGAAAAGATATTCCCAGATCCTTATTTTAAAGAAAAAATCAATTTTTTAACTTCAGTTACTGGTTTTATTTTCCTTGGAAGTTACTGGGTAGCGCCCTACATTCTTATCTCATCTCAGAAATCTGTTCCAAATATCCTAATAGCTGCATCTGTATCTATAAATATAATTGGTGTGTTTCTACACTTTGCTAGTGATGCCCAAAAATATTTTTCTCTTAAATTAAAAAAAGATCTAATTAAAGAAGGATTTTTCAAAAATATAAGGAATACAAATTATCTAGGAGAAATACTAATTTATCTATCATTCGCCATACTTTCAATGAGTTTCATACCATTAGTAATTCTTGCAATATTTTTCTCTATAGTTTTTCTACCAAGAATGATAAAAAAAGATAAATCGCTTTCAAAATATGATTCATTCGAAGAATACAAAAAGAAAAGTGGTCTTATATTGCCTAAATTAAATGCCTGA
- a CDS encoding pyridoxamine 5'-phosphate oxidase family protein, protein MPDNNLPSWRQDLKSSRKKEGKSPSNKWIQLATVSKENEPRLRTVVFRGWHKDSSMIIFTDRRSEKIGHLKSNPNAEILWFFLKTKSQYRFKGKIHELSDNKNYWDLLSEKSKSSWFWGSPGEKINPKVQSAYEILSNLPKSENFAVLNFEIDSVDLLKLEQPVHKRYLWEKSKKWEKVEINP, encoded by the coding sequence ATGCCTGATAACAACTTACCCAGTTGGCGGCAAGATTTAAAATCTTCTAGAAAAAAAGAGGGCAAATCGCCCTCTAATAAATGGATACAGCTTGCAACAGTCAGCAAAGAAAATGAGCCAAGATTAAGAACAGTTGTTTTCAGAGGATGGCACAAAGATAGTTCAATGATTATTTTTACAGATAGAAGAAGTGAAAAAATTGGGCATTTAAAATCCAACCCTAATGCAGAAATATTATGGTTCTTTTTGAAAACCAAATCACAATATAGATTCAAAGGAAAAATACATGAATTAAGTGATAACAAAAATTATTGGGATTTATTATCAGAAAAATCAAAATCTTCTTGGTTTTGGGGATCTCCTGGAGAGAAAATAAACCCAAAAGTCCAATCTGCTTATGAAATATTATCCAATCTTCCCAAGTCAGAAAATTTTGCAGTTCTAAATTTTGAAATCGATTCAGTAGATCTTCTTAAATTAGAACAGCCTGTTCATAAAAGATATCTTTGGGAAAAAAGTAAGAAATGGGAAAAAGTTGAAATTAATCCTTAA
- a CDS encoding DoxX family protein, translating into MLSTILTKSFSKDTALLILRVITGTVLIHHGYEKLANIENFADAFVRPLHLPFPIFLSYIAAFSEIGGSWLLIIGLATRFGALAIVGTISVAIYHALVTSGFNIFLLELLLLYFASATSIALTGPGNFSLDEVIIRILKSEDEEEIIFSTKSKNSREVEVKEETSKGGLFQFLQANILSDTSS; encoded by the coding sequence GTGCTTTCAACAATTCTTACAAAGTCGTTTAGCAAAGATACTGCTTTATTAATTCTTAGAGTTATAACTGGAACTGTTCTTATCCATCACGGTTATGAGAAATTAGCAAATATAGAAAATTTCGCTGATGCTTTTGTCAGACCATTACATCTTCCATTTCCAATATTTTTGTCATACATAGCGGCATTCTCAGAAATAGGTGGTAGTTGGTTACTAATTATCGGCTTAGCTACAAGATTCGGAGCTTTGGCAATTGTTGGAACAATTTCTGTAGCTATATACCATGCACTTGTTACTTCTGGTTTTAATATTTTCTTACTAGAGCTTTTACTTTTGTATTTTGCTTCAGCTACTTCAATTGCATTAACAGGGCCTGGTAATTTTTCCTTAGACGAAGTGATTATAAGAATATTGAAATCAGAAGATGAAGAGGAAATTATATTTTCAACAAAATCAAAAAATTCTAGGGAAGTCGAAGTTAAAGAAGAAACAAGTAAAGGTGGCTTATTTCAATTTCTGCAAGCGAACATACTCTCAGATACTTCAAGCTAA
- a CDS encoding FAD-binding domain-containing protein, with translation MSFLLKAQDTWENFAKYKIHDYAKLRNFDFGPNNESSVSKLSPFITHRVLSEYDLIHDIKSKYKIKNSTKFVEEIFWRVYWKGWMENRPKVWRNFISENNLDFDYELYESAINGNTELDFFNSWVHELKQYNYLHNHTRMWFASTWIFNLGLPWQLGAKFFFKYLFDGDASSNLLSWRWVGGLQTNGKQYLFSSSNLRKFSNNRFNVEKIINQQIFLEESNQIPFEDEIYKNDMDPKSDNLIMFENDLHLATLKNLLPSYKKVFIILLTNEQRQIKLSESVLKFKQDLVSEFVEQFDNVEQIDPYSLENTFKNIYEIDIIYPGVGENYDFITEFKNLHHKKIFNLVRDEDLFAWKFAKRGFFKFKENIPKINQRILENFSKNNL, from the coding sequence ATGTCATTTTTATTAAAAGCTCAAGATACCTGGGAAAATTTTGCAAAATACAAAATCCATGATTATGCAAAATTAAGAAATTTTGATTTTGGGCCAAATAACGAAAGTTCAGTTTCAAAATTATCGCCTTTCATTACTCATAGAGTATTATCGGAATATGATCTGATCCATGATATTAAAAGTAAGTATAAAATCAAAAATTCAACTAAATTTGTTGAAGAAATATTTTGGAGAGTTTACTGGAAAGGGTGGATGGAAAATAGACCTAAAGTTTGGAGAAATTTTATTTCAGAAAACAATCTCGATTTTGATTATGAGTTATATGAAAGTGCAATTAATGGCAATACAGAATTAGATTTTTTTAATTCTTGGGTACATGAATTAAAGCAGTACAACTATTTGCATAACCATACAAGAATGTGGTTTGCGAGTACTTGGATATTTAATTTAGGTCTCCCATGGCAATTGGGAGCAAAGTTTTTCTTTAAGTATCTTTTTGATGGAGATGCTTCATCTAATCTCCTTAGCTGGAGATGGGTCGGAGGATTGCAAACGAATGGAAAACAATATCTTTTTTCATCATCAAACCTCAGAAAGTTTTCAAATAATAGATTTAATGTAGAAAAAATAATTAATCAACAAATTTTTCTTGAAGAATCTAATCAAATACCATTTGAAGATGAGATTTATAAAAATGATATGGATCCTAAATCAGATAATCTGATTATGTTTGAAAATGATCTGCACCTTGCAACCCTTAAAAATTTACTTCCAAGCTACAAAAAAGTATTTATTATCCTTTTAACAAATGAACAAAGACAAATTAAATTGTCTGAATCTGTTTTGAAATTTAAACAAGATTTGGTCTCTGAATTTGTAGAGCAATTTGATAATGTTGAGCAGATTGATCCTTATTCACTGGAAAATACTTTTAAAAATATCTACGAAATAGATATTATTTATCCTGGAGTGGGAGAAAATTATGATTTCATAACTGAGTTTAAAAATTTACACCATAAAAAAATTTTTAATCTTGTGAGGGATGAAGATTTATTTGCTTGGAAATTTGCTAAAAGAGGTTTTTTTAAATTTAAAGAAAATATTCCAAAAATAAATCAAAGAATATTAGAAAATTTTTCAAAAAATAATCTTTAA
- a CDS encoding NAD-dependent DNA ligase, with the protein MNNLLVRDVKYLDEQYRIGECIISDDAFKQLEKLFIPVDLVPDYFNQKNNKLLPKLAKENYKKFLESLLTKTRLSIQPKIDGCAIAIRYLDGKFNKAITQKGFDVSSKIKQIKNVPDCIPIKRDFQIRGELYATNQVAGISQRITRKYLNDKKGIGESLRFCCFQILNGRLNQYETLNYLKKCGFSTPDSYFTNHTSEIQIYKKNWLEKKIFAKYPTNGIVVKINSRKLQLLREKSLSQNNEWQYAIEK; encoded by the coding sequence ATGAATAATTTATTAGTTAGAGATGTTAAGTATCTAGATGAACAATACAGAATAGGTGAATGCATAATTTCGGATGATGCATTTAAGCAACTTGAAAAGCTCTTTATTCCTGTTGATCTAGTGCCTGACTACTTTAATCAAAAAAATAATAAACTTTTGCCAAAATTAGCCAAAGAAAACTATAAAAAATTTTTGGAAAGTTTATTAACAAAAACAAGATTAAGCATTCAACCAAAAATTGATGGCTGTGCTATTGCAATTAGATATCTAGATGGCAAGTTTAATAAAGCTATTACACAAAAAGGATTTGATGTCTCAAGCAAAATTAAACAAATTAAAAATGTCCCCGATTGTATTCCTATCAAACGAGATTTTCAAATTAGAGGTGAACTATACGCTACAAACCAAGTTGCCGGCATTTCCCAAAGAATTACAAGAAAATACCTCAATGATAAGAAAGGGATTGGAGAAAGTCTCCGCTTTTGCTGTTTCCAAATACTTAATGGAAGACTTAATCAATACGAAACCCTTAACTATCTTAAAAAATGTGGCTTCAGCACCCCTGACAGTTACTTCACAAATCATACAAGCGAAATCCAAATATATAAAAAAAATTGGTTAGAGAAAAAAATATTTGCGAAATATCCAACTAATGGGATAGTTGTAAAAATAAATAGTAGGAAATTACAGTTACTTAGAGAGAAAAGTTTATCTCAAAATAACGAATGGCAATATGCAATTGAAAAATAA
- a CDS encoding oxidoreductase gives MTATISRPKISNWETSNIPNLTGKTALITGANSGLGYYTAKALAEKNAHVVIACRSLEKANQTIKKLKGLNPEGLFTPLELDLSDLKNIVEVQSKIFDNFENLDLLINNAGIMHPPKTLSAQGYEIQFAVNHLAHMLLTLKLLPIIEKKEESRIVTVTSGAQFFGKVGWKNLKAENYYNKWESYSNSKLANVMFALELNDNLKHKNILSLAAHPGIAKTNLFTAQKPNPGPLETFSLELFSPIFQTAEMGALPQLFAATSPDARGGDHYGPRFNFRGHPKLSPTSPFAMNKKERKNLWGKSLEILNNFL, from the coding sequence ATGACTGCCACTATATCAAGACCTAAAATCTCTAACTGGGAAACATCTAATATTCCAAACCTTACAGGCAAAACAGCGCTAATTACTGGTGCGAATAGTGGTCTTGGATACTACACTGCAAAGGCCTTAGCAGAAAAAAATGCTCATGTTGTTATAGCTTGTAGATCACTTGAAAAAGCTAATCAAACTATCAAAAAACTTAAAGGTCTTAATCCTGAAGGATTATTTACACCTTTAGAATTAGATTTGTCAGATTTAAAAAATATTGTTGAAGTTCAGTCCAAAATTTTTGATAATTTTGAAAATTTGGATTTACTAATCAATAATGCAGGCATTATGCATCCTCCTAAAACTCTTAGTGCCCAAGGATATGAGATACAATTTGCAGTTAATCATTTAGCTCATATGCTTTTGACTCTAAAGCTACTTCCAATTATTGAAAAAAAAGAAGAATCTAGAATAGTGACGGTGACTTCCGGAGCACAATTTTTTGGCAAAGTTGGTTGGAAAAATCTGAAAGCCGAGAACTATTACAACAAATGGGAATCTTACTCCAATAGCAAATTGGCAAATGTAATGTTTGCTTTGGAACTAAATGACAACTTAAAACACAAAAATATACTTTCTTTAGCTGCTCACCCAGGAATTGCAAAAACAAACCTCTTTACTGCTCAAAAACCTAACCCTGGTCCATTAGAAACATTCTCATTGGAATTATTTAGTCCTATTTTTCAAACTGCTGAGATGGGTGCTTTACCTCAACTTTTTGCAGCTACTTCACCAGACGCAAGAGGCGGTGATCATTATGGGCCTAGATTTAATTTCAGAGGTCATCCAAAACTATCCCCTACTTCTCCTTTCGCCATGAATAAAAAAGAAAGAAAAAATTTATGGGGGAAAAGCCTTGAAATACTTAATAACTTCTTATAA
- the murD gene encoding UDP-N-acetylmuramoyl-L-alanine--D-glutamate ligase — protein MIDNYSSKRNINLVIGLGKSGFWAAKYLRSINKRVIVWESKDGIEFLERKTALEELNTIVSLNKEFVFEEIQPFLKEIESVVVSPSIPYDHITIIELKKKGIKVIGEINVAWEILKGTNWIGITGTNGKTTVTHLLSHILCDTGLYAPFAGNIGTPLCKYAHSKKHEKIDWVVAELSSYQIEISPEIKPNIGIWTTFTEDHLERHKTLENYFNIKKSLLEKSDFRIYNYDDKNLRNHYSSLSRGVWITTSFDKSIFIHCDYWIDEQAYIVERGKKLFKLEHFSLKGMHNLQNLLLVIAAARKVGLSGKKIKDSLSNYKQLPHRMETIYKNNNLEIINDSKSTNFDSSIAGISSIEGQIIIIAGGRLKGNEYSEWIKVLKKKVKCVFLFGESSKVLKMALINEGFKKNIFEFSELKELLNFVFHYLQNNRVGTLLFSPSCSSFDQFKNYEERGDYFKKLISEKLKVNKSIFCSSIIS, from the coding sequence ATGATAGATAATTATTCAAGTAAAAGAAATATTAATCTTGTAATTGGATTAGGTAAATCTGGATTTTGGGCTGCCAAGTATTTGAGAAGCATCAATAAGAGAGTAATTGTTTGGGAAAGTAAAGATGGGATAGAATTCTTAGAAAGAAAAACAGCATTAGAAGAGCTAAATACCATAGTTTCTCTAAATAAAGAATTTGTATTTGAAGAAATTCAACCTTTTTTGAAAGAGATCGAATCTGTTGTTGTAAGTCCATCAATACCTTATGACCATATAACTATTATTGAATTAAAAAAAAAGGGAATTAAAGTAATTGGAGAAATTAATGTTGCATGGGAAATTTTAAAAGGCACAAATTGGATAGGTATTACTGGCACTAATGGCAAGACTACTGTTACTCATCTACTAAGCCATATACTCTGTGATACTGGGTTATATGCTCCTTTTGCTGGAAATATTGGTACACCTTTATGTAAGTATGCTCACTCCAAAAAACATGAAAAAATTGATTGGGTTGTAGCTGAATTAAGCAGTTATCAAATAGAAATATCTCCAGAAATAAAACCTAATATTGGAATATGGACAACCTTCACAGAAGATCATCTAGAAAGACATAAAACACTTGAAAACTATTTCAACATAAAAAAAAGCTTGTTAGAAAAATCTGATTTTAGAATTTATAATTATGACGATAAAAACCTAAGAAATCACTACAGTTCGCTATCAAGAGGAGTTTGGATAACAACTAGTTTCGATAAATCAATTTTTATTCATTGCGATTATTGGATAGATGAACAAGCGTACATTGTTGAGAGAGGGAAGAAATTATTCAAACTTGAACATTTTTCTTTAAAAGGAATGCATAATCTTCAAAATCTTTTATTGGTGATTGCAGCAGCAAGAAAAGTTGGATTATCTGGCAAGAAGATTAAAGATTCTTTATCTAATTACAAACAATTACCCCATAGGATGGAAACAATTTATAAAAATAATAATCTGGAAATCATTAATGATAGTAAATCTACAAATTTTGACTCATCTATTGCGGGAATAAGTTCAATTGAAGGTCAAATAATAATTATTGCTGGGGGTAGATTAAAAGGTAATGAATATAGTGAGTGGATAAAAGTTTTAAAGAAAAAAGTTAAATGTGTTTTCCTTTTTGGAGAAAGCTCAAAAGTTCTAAAAATGGCGCTTATTAATGAAGGATTTAAAAAAAATATTTTTGAATTTTCAGAACTAAAAGAGCTTTTAAATTTTGTTTTTCATTATTTACAAAATAATAGGGTCGGAACATTATTATTCTCACCTTCATGCTCTAGTTTTGATCAATTTAAAAATTATGAAGAGCGTGGAGATTATTTCAAGAAACTAATAAGTGAAAAATTAAAGGTTAATAAATCCATTTTTTGTTCAAGTATCATTTCGTAA
- a CDS encoding pirin family protein — MVFNIIKFRKSNDRFLSRRDWLHSMHSFSFAEHRDPKWDNFGKIRVINEDIISPNAGFNTHSHANMEIITVVTKGAITHRDSLNNLGKIHKDEVQVMSAGTGISHSEKNEENETCKLFQIWIYPQKENIKPRYDQISLNEKLWDNLIFNYKDVKNNKLSLNQSISLWRCKYKPIKEKKLPLKIDKYNWIQIIEGNLLLKSKDSNSNICLESGDGLGFEVNYDDDVSIDTEKNLDFLLFSMPSL; from the coding sequence ATGGTTTTTAATATTATTAAATTTAGAAAATCCAATGATAGATTTTTATCAAGAAGAGATTGGCTGCATTCAATGCATTCATTTTCTTTCGCAGAGCATAGAGATCCAAAATGGGATAATTTTGGGAAAATTAGAGTTATAAACGAAGATATTATTTCTCCTAATGCAGGATTTAATACACATTCTCATGCAAATATGGAAATTATTACTGTCGTAACAAAAGGAGCAATAACTCATAGAGACTCGTTAAATAATCTTGGAAAAATTCACAAAGATGAAGTACAAGTTATGTCTGCAGGTACTGGAATCTCTCATAGCGAGAAGAATGAAGAAAATGAGACCTGTAAGTTGTTCCAGATTTGGATATACCCTCAAAAAGAAAATATCAAACCACGATATGATCAAATTTCATTAAATGAAAAGTTGTGGGATAATCTTATTTTTAATTACAAAGACGTTAAAAATAATAAGCTTTCTCTAAATCAAAGTATCTCTTTATGGCGTTGTAAATATAAACCAATTAAAGAAAAAAAATTGCCATTAAAAATCGATAAATATAATTGGATACAAATAATAGAAGGTAATCTTTTATTAAAAAGTAAAGACTCCAATTCAAATATATGTCTCGAATCTGGAGATGGCTTGGGTTTTGAAGTTAATTATGATGATGATGTTTCTATAGATACTGAAAAAAACTTAGATTTTCTCTTATTTTCGATGCCTTCCTTATGA
- a CDS encoding DUF1643 domain-containing protein → MKNLFLERNCLISANKIYRWSLSYKISKSKKEIIFIGLNPSLSDAVFLDNTTKKIIKISKNNNYGKVKLINLFALISTNPGRLFKHKNPVGYLNNNHIYKNLKHWSENKNCDLWLGWGNKGKFLNRNKRILKKIMQYNSIRKNNFDNPLGPLLIKKTIKDNPMHPLYCSDNSILKAVKTI, encoded by the coding sequence TTGAAAAATTTATTTTTAGAAAGAAATTGTTTAATAAGTGCTAACAAAATATATAGATGGAGTTTAAGTTATAAGATTTCTAAATCCAAAAAAGAGATTATTTTTATTGGTCTAAATCCTTCATTATCAGATGCAGTTTTCTTGGATAATACAACAAAAAAGATAATTAAAATCTCGAAAAATAATAATTATGGCAAAGTTAAATTAATCAATTTATTTGCTCTTATTTCAACTAATCCAGGAAGACTCTTTAAACACAAAAACCCTGTTGGGTATTTAAACAATAATCATATTTATAAAAACTTAAAACACTGGTCTGAAAATAAAAATTGTGATTTATGGTTAGGTTGGGGTAACAAAGGGAAATTTCTAAATAGAAATAAAAGAATATTAAAAAAAATAATGCAATATAACTCAATCAGAAAAAATAATTTTGATAATCCTCTTGGACCGCTTTTAATTAAGAAAACAATCAAAGATAATCCAATGCATCCTCTATACTGTTCTGATAATTCCATTCTCAAAGCTGTAAAAACGATTTGA
- a CDS encoding DUF2214 family protein yields the protein MLLGTLLTGEIAKSALVAYVHYLGIILCFGSLLFERLTLKVGLNRNETISMIIADVVYGLAGVAILVTGILRVKYFGQGGDFYTGNPVFWIKVSLYILVGLLSLYPTTTYILWAIPLSKNKLPEISENLVQRFRLIITTELVGFATIPLFATLMARGVGLG from the coding sequence ATGTTATTAGGAACTTTATTGACAGGTGAAATTGCTAAAAGTGCATTAGTAGCATATGTTCATTATTTAGGAATAATATTGTGTTTCGGTTCTCTTTTGTTTGAAAGATTGACTCTCAAAGTAGGTCTTAATAGAAATGAGACGATCTCAATGATAATTGCAGATGTGGTTTATGGTTTAGCAGGAGTTGCGATATTAGTTACTGGGATTTTGCGTGTTAAGTATTTTGGTCAAGGAGGTGATTTCTATACAGGTAATCCTGTGTTTTGGATAAAGGTTTCGCTCTACATTTTGGTTGGCTTACTTTCTTTATACCCAACGACAACATATATCCTCTGGGCAATTCCACTAAGTAAGAATAAACTACCTGAAATTTCAGAAAACCTAGTGCAGAGGTTTAGACTAATCATTACCACCGAATTAGTTGGCTTTGCAACAATACCTTTGTTTGCCACTCTTATGGCTAGAGGTGTAGGTTTAGGTTGA
- a CDS encoding GAF domain-containing protein: MQNLVSKKEEEERRLKALAEYRILGTKPESCYDDITKIAAKTCNVPISLMTLVDKDKQWFKSKIGLQISETRRDWSFCTHAIKENSPLIIHDAFQDERFINNPLVTGDPKIRFYAGFPLRNSDGNKLGTLCVIDRKPGNLTTQQFNIMELLSKQIVSFLELRKKSLNLLDALSNLHKQEGILSVCSYCREVKNKEGDWMHLEKYLSKISDIRFSHGVCDNCMEKHFPDVIEVWNKKDFFEDGQKRFLDS; this comes from the coding sequence ATGCAGAATCTTGTATCAAAAAAAGAAGAAGAGGAAAGGAGATTAAAAGCTTTAGCAGAATATAGGATTTTGGGAACCAAGCCAGAATCATGTTATGACGATATTACAAAAATTGCTGCTAAAACCTGTAATGTGCCTATTTCTTTAATGACATTGGTAGATAAAGATAAACAATGGTTTAAATCTAAAATAGGACTTCAAATTTCAGAAACTAGAAGAGATTGGTCTTTTTGTACACATGCAATAAAAGAAAATAGTCCATTAATTATTCATGATGCTTTCCAAGATGAAAGATTTATAAATAATCCATTGGTAACTGGAGATCCAAAGATTCGTTTTTATGCTGGTTTTCCCCTTAGAAATAGTGATGGTAATAAGCTTGGAACTCTTTGTGTAATAGACAGAAAGCCAGGAAATTTAACTACACAGCAATTTAATATTATGGAATTATTATCCAAGCAAATAGTTTCATTTTTAGAGCTTAGAAAAAAGTCATTAAATTTGTTAGATGCATTGTCTAATTTGCATAAACAGGAAGGAATTTTATCTGTGTGTTCATATTGCAGAGAAGTGAAAAATAAGGAGGGAGATTGGATGCATTTAGAAAAATATCTTTCCAAAATTAGTGATATTAGATTCAGTCATGGGGTTTGTGATAATTGTATGGAAAAACATTTCCCAGATGTTATTGAAGTATGGAATAAAAAGGATTTTTTTGAAGATGGTCAAAAAAGGTTTTTAGATTCCTAG
- a CDS encoding NAD(P)/FAD-dependent oxidoreductase codes for MEPFDLAVVGGGAAGFMTAITAAENGVKRIIILEGTSKLMEKVRISGGGRCNVTNATWIPNELIENYPRGGIQLLESFNRFAAGDVYDWFEKKGLKLKIEEDLRVFPVSNSSSDVIDCLRKSALSKNVEILTKFFVKEISKTPDNIFNIFSLKKAKVTAKNIILSTGGNPSGYKLAQNLGHTIVKPVPSLFTFSTKEPNLDECSGVSIRGIDIEINLNNKNFQNRGDLLITHWGFSGPAVLKLSSIAARELYSQKYKFNLIIKWSSLSYEELKEKINYLRLNKGKVNLINSRPVPLLTKRLWIFLLKKLGIDKEKKWADLLADERERMINTLIRDEYIISGKGPFGEEFVTSGGVKINEVNFKSMESLICPGLFFSGEVLDVDGITGGFNFQHCWTSGWIAGMAVSKLNQSIIN; via the coding sequence TTGGAACCTTTTGATTTAGCAGTTGTTGGAGGCGGTGCAGCCGGTTTTATGACAGCAATAACTGCTGCTGAAAATGGAGTAAAAAGAATAATAATTCTTGAAGGAACTTCAAAACTTATGGAGAAAGTAAGGATTAGTGGAGGGGGAAGATGTAACGTCACTAATGCGACATGGATACCGAATGAACTAATTGAGAATTACCCCAGAGGTGGAATTCAGCTCTTGGAATCATTTAATCGTTTTGCTGCTGGAGATGTATACGATTGGTTTGAGAAAAAAGGGTTAAAATTAAAAATTGAGGAAGATTTAAGAGTATTCCCAGTGTCTAATTCTTCTTCAGATGTTATTGATTGTTTGAGAAAAAGTGCTTTATCAAAAAACGTAGAGATACTAACAAAATTTTTTGTTAAAGAAATTTCAAAAACTCCAGATAATATATTCAATATTTTTAGTCTTAAAAAAGCAAAGGTAACTGCAAAAAATATTATTCTTTCAACTGGAGGTAATCCAAGCGGATATAAATTAGCTCAAAATCTTGGACACACCATTGTTAAACCTGTACCATCGCTTTTTACTTTTTCTACAAAAGAACCAAATTTGGATGAATGTAGTGGGGTATCGATAAGGGGCATAGATATAGAAATTAATTTAAATAATAAAAATTTTCAAAATAGAGGCGATTTACTAATAACGCATTGGGGGTTTAGTGGGCCAGCAGTATTAAAACTTTCATCAATTGCAGCAAGGGAACTTTATAGCCAAAAATATAAATTTAATTTAATCATTAAATGGTCTTCTTTAAGTTATGAGGAGTTAAAAGAAAAAATTAATTATTTAAGATTAAATAAAGGCAAGGTGAATCTTATTAATAGTAGACCTGTTCCACTATTAACAAAAAGATTATGGATTTTTTTATTAAAGAAATTAGGTATTGATAAAGAGAAAAAGTGGGCTGATTTACTGGCGGATGAAAGAGAGAGAATGATAAATACTCTAATTAGGGATGAATATATAATTTCGGGTAAAGGTCCATTTGGAGAGGAATTTGTCACTTCCGGAGGCGTAAAAATTAATGAGGTTAATTTTAAAAGTATGGAGAGCTTAATTTGTCCAGGGTTATTTTTTTCTGGAGAAGTTTTGGATGTTGATGGGATCACTGGTGGATTTAATTTTCAACATTGTTGGACAAGCGGATGGATCGCTGGGATGGCAGTCTCAAAATTAAATCAATCAATAATAAATTAA
- a CDS encoding EamA family transporter: MIGILSAFGAATSWTYACFIWRSQTQKYKSIDINLIKNIIAFLIFIPAFINLSSTTELKNIFILLISGIIGIGLGDTFYLKSLQTIGTRKTLSIETLSPLMAALSGEFFINENLTTKSWVGIIIVTISLFIILRKGNDFKEENSSFSEKNNFKIFAFPFLSVLCAVLGGLLSRMVFLQSNLSPFLTTEIRLLGAIIFLISLKGFKINFFLKNIDKKQQKRFFISVLLGTNIGIFLQQVVFKTLPIGVGWALLSISPVISLFFAKTEEREITKKIIFFTCFLFFGLTLIIL, encoded by the coding sequence TTGATTGGAATCCTTTCTGCTTTTGGAGCTGCTACATCTTGGACATATGCGTGCTTTATTTGGCGCTCGCAAACTCAAAAATATAAATCAATAGATATTAATTTAATAAAAAATATAATAGCTTTTTTAATTTTTATACCTGCTTTTATCAATCTAAGTTCTACAACTGAATTAAAAAACATATTTATCCTACTAATTAGTGGAATAATAGGTATTGGTTTAGGTGATACTTTCTATTTAAAGTCACTACAAACAATTGGCACAAGAAAAACTTTATCTATAGAAACTCTTTCTCCGTTAATGGCAGCTTTATCAGGGGAATTTTTTATTAATGAAAATTTAACAACTAAATCATGGGTTGGAATAATTATAGTAACGATTTCGCTATTCATAATTCTAAGAAAAGGTAACGATTTTAAAGAGGAAAACTCCTCTTTCTCAGAAAAAAATAACTTTAAGATTTTTGCTTTTCCTTTTTTATCAGTTTTATGTGCTGTTCTTGGAGGTCTTTTATCAAGGATGGTTTTCCTTCAAAGCAATTTATCTCCTTTCCTTACAACTGAAATAAGATTATTAGGTGCAATAATTTTTTTGATTAGTCTAAAAGGATTTAAGATTAATTTTTTCTTAAAAAACATAGACAAAAAACAACAAAAAAGATTTTTTATTTCAGTACTTCTTGGAACAAATATAGGAATATTTCTACAACAAGTTGTGTTTAAAACACTTCCCATAGGAGTAGGATGGGCTTTATTAAGCATATCTCCAGTAATTTCCTTATTTTTTGCTAAGACTGAGGAAAGAGAAATTACCAAAAAAATAATATTTTTTACTTGTTTTTTATTTTTTGGCTTGACATTAATAATTCTTTAA